The Jaculus jaculus isolate mJacJac1 chromosome 3, mJacJac1.mat.Y.cur, whole genome shotgun sequence genome includes the window TCCTGCCTTGCCTCAGCCAGGGGCTCCGGGGTCACCCGTTTCCTTCGTCTTTGAACTTTCTGCACCCTCGGTACGCCTGGCTTCTTTAGCCGAGGCCTTTTCCCCGGCACCTTGTGCTGCCATCAGTACAGTCGTTTCTCAACAGAGCCTTCTCTGGGGGATTTTCCCGCAGCTCACCCCAGGGCGGGGTGACTCCATCTCACCCAGCGCCCACGACTTTTCCTCCTGCGCAGATCCAGTAGTAACTCGCTGGAGGCCAGGCAGGGTTGGTGAGAAAGAGGACAGAGGGAGACTGAGTCGGTCTCCACTGCCCCCTGCTGGTTGGATGCCAGCCATGCAAGTAGCTACCCCATGCACAGAACACTGGGAGGCTGCGGGTAACCCTGGCCCTGGCAGGTGGGAAGAACCTGGGCAGCCATGGCCCTTGACTCCCTTTGTAGTTTCCTTCTTACGTGGAGCCTCCAGCCGCTCACCTCCGATGGTAACTTCCTCACCTCATATCTTTCTCATGGAACCCCTGGCCCCATCCCCTCCCCTACATCTCAGGTCTGTTTCACGAACCCAGGCAGGCCTTAGctcacctgccccccccccccacacacattccaGTGCCTTAAAGGGACATAGTTGGGTCTTCTTTGCCTATTGCCTAGTTTGTGGCCTGGCACACCATTTAAGCTTGGTCCCCTCCCTGTGCACACAAATGTGTGTAGGAAAGCCACTTTGTTCCTGACAGAGGAGGCCATCTTTGGGCACGTTCCAGGGCTGAGCATGGAGCTGCTTGCTTTAGCGCTGCGGCAGTATCTGTCGCTCATCCTCACGGAACTCCTCATCCCTTGGGCCTGGGAAGGCCGGGGCCTGTTCAGCAGCTTGCCTGTAGCACACGGCCGTCGAGCCACAGTTTGCATGTTGACCCCCAGGCCCGTCGGACTTGTGGTCTTTCCACCCCATCGCACTGCCTCCCTCTCCGGCAGCTCCGTGTGGCAACTCCCCTGCGAACCTCGGGCCGTACCTAGCATGTCTGAAGGCCCCAGGAAAGCCCTTCTGGAGGGGAGCAAGGGGCCTGAGCCTCAGCTGCTCCCGTCCTGCCCTTggctggcaagtgctttctctTCAGTTCTATCCCAAGGATGGCTGTGGTGCTCTGCAGGGAGGCAGCCACTGTCCTTGGTCCTGTGGAGCCTGGCCTACTCCTGGGTGGGCACCACAGTCCCAGCTCTGCCAGGGTGGCACCTGAGCCACTGAAACTGCATGTGGAGTGGGAACTTGCACCTAGCCATTGGACCCTGCCACTTTGTACCAGAGGTGCATTTCTTGACGGAGCGCTGGCATGTGGGGCATTTGGCAGTGTTTCTGCATAGGGCTTAGGCCTGCAGAAAGGCCTACCGTAAGCGAGGCAGCACACGGGGCATGTGTCTTTCCACTGGGTGCTTCCTGCCCATGACTGGCAAGTCACCCTCTCGGGCATGTTTTCCTCCACTTATAAAAAACCTTGGGTTAAGCccggcgtggcggcacacgcctttaatcccagcactcgggaggcggaggtaggaggattgctgtgagttcaaggccaccgtgagactccatagtgaattccaggtcagcctgagctagagtgagaccctaccttgaaaaaccaaaaacaaaaaaaaaaaaaccttgggcttCAAAAGGGGCTGAGTTCAAACTCAGCTGATGGCTGTTCTCTGCTGAGACCAGAACAGGCAGGGGACACGGTGAGGTGCCTGTTGCTTCCCTAGGGCACAGTCTGTCTCCAGCTCTGAGGGGCCGACTGAAGCCCAGGGGAGACTGCTGCACATCTGCTGTCTGACCTGGCGGCCAGTGTTCTCCTGACCTCCTGGCCTGCCCTCTGCTGGCTGTGGGTGGTAGTGCAGGGGACTATGCCAAGAAACTGCCCAACATCCGAACTGATACCTTCTCCTAGTGAAAGTCTTTGACCTGCTAGCTCAGCTCATTGCTGGTACACATTCATGCATTTCATGTACATTTAGTGAGAACCTCAAAGAAGGCTCTGGACTAGTggctgtgggtcctgggcaagcAGAGACAGGTGTGATCTCTGCTTTCATAGACCTTCAGGTCTAGACGAATGTTAAGCAGATGGTAACCGCTGTGATTTGTGGAAAGAAGTTAGGTTCTGATGTGGCGACAGGACACCTGCTCTAGGTAGCTGGGGACAGATTCCCTGAACTGGTGTTAGCAGGAATTTAGAGGTGGGAATTAATCAGACGGGCAAGGGCCCTATGGCCAGAGGGAGTGTGGTTCATGCACTAAGCCAGCCTGGAGATCTGGAACCTGCATGTGGGCGGTAGAGCGTGTGGGTAGGTCAAGGGGGGAGTGTGGGAGCCAGCTAGACGGAAGGACGCCGGTCTGAAATGAGCAGCTGCTCACGGATTGCGAGTAGGGTAGAGTCCTGCTCGGGGGAGAACACAGAGACCACCAGCCCTGACCTGAGTGTTCCCTGGTGATGTGTATACTCCTTTGTATCCCAGTGTTGTACGTCTCCGGGACCTCACCCATCCCACTCCCACGAGCTCGACACCCGAGGCCTAGTCAGGCACCTGGGAGTGCCCGCCCTGCTTGTGGTTTCTTCCAGAGCCTGCAGCCCTTTCCGACCCTTCCCCCATTTCCCACGACACCCCCTTAGCTTTGCTGGGCTCAGAACAGCCGGCTGGCCACGAACTCTGGTTGCTTTTGCATAGCCGCTGACTTCTTCGCACCAGGCTGGTGTGCCGCGTTGCAGTCCAGCCTGCCCTGGGCCTTCGCCGGGTCGATAGGGGTGGGCCTGGTGACGCAGGCGAGAGGCCATCCCGGGGGCGTGGGTGGGAGTGGAGGTGGGAGGGGTCATGCTGACCACTACGACCGATGGGAGCCGGGGCTCTGGCCTCATTTTCCCCTCTGTCTCGGACTCTCCGCCGGGCAGTTCAAGAGGCCGAGTCACTTGCCAGCGTGCAGCTGGGAGCCACCCacccaccagcaccagcaccagcctCTGCCAAGAAAAGCAAGGCAGCGGCCACATCAGGGCTCCAGGGAGGGGCCTCCAAGCAGGAGAAGAAGGGAAAGCACAAAGGTGAGCTTGTCTTCTGCACAGCCCGCTCCCAAGGTCCGGCCTCATCGTGGGGCGGTGGGGAGGTGAGCGGTGGGGTGAGCCATCTCAGTGAGTGGGCACGTGGGTGTGCCCCCCCAGCTGGCCTTGTCCGGCTCATAGGCACAGGCCCAGTTAAACCATCAGGAAGTGAAGCTAGTTCAGCTGTGGCCCAGGACCACCCCTTGTTCCCAGCCTGCTttggcctgctctctctctctccatcccgaTCCTGGGGCCGTGACACTCTTCCCGCCAGAGCTCCCCGCCTCCCGGCAGCCTGTTGCGCTTGATACTGAGGGCTTGCTCCCACTTCGTGCTCGGCTCCTAGTCCCACCCTCTGACTCGCAGGCGCGTTGGGTGGTCTATGTGCTCCTCTCCAGGAAAGACCCCAGGGGACCAAGGGCAGTGATGGCAGCTTTTGCCCTGTGTCCTCACCTTCTCTTCATAGGCAGTGATTTCTAGGGCCCGTGGGCCTCTGGAGCTGTCTGCAGCATGAATCATGGTTCATCTGGGCAGAGTGGCCACCTGTGCAGGGCAGGCCTTGCTTCTCTTCCCAAGGCTGTGCACTTGGGCAGGAAGGTTGATGTGAGATAGATTATCTGCCTGGAAAGGCAAGCGTATGCCAACCAGTCTGTATTCAAAGAAACTGGGCGGGGGGCTGTTTTTAAGGATTTGTGTtagtactgtgtgtgtgtctgtgtgtgtgtgtgtgtgtgtgtgtgagagagagagagagagagagagagagagagagagagggagggagggagggaggaagggagagagagggagggagggagagggggaggagagagggagggagtctggggagagagagaaaggggaggatacacagagacagaaacacaCCTGTAACTTGTAACTGGCGATGCCCATGAATGATTGTTGGCTTCAGCTCTGGTCTGGGTTGTATCCTTGTtctccatcttgtttttttttttttttttccactgtgcAGTTGATTTTTGTAGATGGCTGCTGTCTGTCTTAAGGATGGTGGGGTGTTTTAAACTTAACCCTTGGCAAGCAGTTGATTTGGGACAAGAGTCGATGAAATGGCACCCACATCCCTTCGCAGTTCACCAGTCATTAGCAGGCTGACAGCAGCCATTGGTTTTTAAAAGCCTagctttgcaaataaaattttgcaAAGAGTCTCCTCAGCCATCCCCCGCCCCCTTTACGGACATCAGAATCCaggccctcctctccctctggaTATAACTCAGGGGTGTCTGGTCTGCAGGGACCAGCGGGCCTGCAGCCCTGGCAGAAGACAAGGCTGAGGCCCACGGCCCCGTGCAGATCCTCACTGTGGGCCAGTCAGACTACGCTCAGGACGCAGGGGAGACAGCAGCCGGTGGGGGCGCACGGCCCAGCGGGCAGGACCTCCGTGCCACGATGCAGAGGAAGGGTGAGCCCCATGGGGGCCCAGCTGGGACGAAAGCTCAGTCCCAGGTTCATAGATACACCGTTTGAAAGCTCAGTCCCAGGTTCTCAGACACACCCTTCCTTTGTCTGGTCCGCCTCCTCCGTGGATATAGGGGAGAGGCGTTCTTGGAGACAGACAGGAAGCCTCTGGGCCAGGGCTCCTGATAAGGCCAAATTAAGAGAAACACGTACGAATTGGGATAACTAGCCCACAGGCAAGCCCTGTCGCTTGCTAACCCAAGGAGGTATAGATCcccttttcttttgcttcttagaaaaagtttattttggaagGAGTTGCCCCAATGTCTACTGGGCTGGTGGGAACAGTCAGGATGCCAAGGTAGGGCAGATGCTCCCTAGACACTTGTTGCCTAATTTCCCCAGCATGGGCCTCGCTGGGGTCCCCTGAAGCAGCATGGCAGAGGAACGAGCCTCATGGGCCTTCACACATTGCAAAGAACGTCCTTAGTGATGGCTTCCGGGAGGAAGGGACGTTGACTCCACTCGGGACTCTGGGTAGGAGAGGACAGCCAAGACAGGCTCAGAGCAAGCTGGGGAAGCCAAGGCAGCAAGTGCCACCTTCCGCCCAGTGAAGTCCCCAGTGAGGGGTTTTTCCTTTGCAGAATCCATGGCTTATGCTACCCAAGGCCTCTCAAGGCCTCTAAAAGGCCTGAGGTCAGAAATGGAAGTCCCCTGTGTAGGCTCAGCTCAGCGCAGGCTTTGGCACACAAAAGACAAGAGAGACGTAACTGTTAGGGAGGAGGGGGCTACAGTGCCGGGACTGAGCTGAACTTGGGCGGTGGGAACGCAACATGAGGATCATAATCAGCCCCAGCTCGTGCGTGCACCAGAGAACGTGTGTCCTTGTGTACATCATGCGTGCACCATGGAGAATGTGTGTCCTTGTGCATATCATGCGTGCACCAGGGAGAACGTGTGTCCTTGTGCATATCATGCATGCACCAGGGAGAACGTGTGTCCTTGTGTACATCATGCGTGCACCAGGGAGAACGTGTGTCCTTGTGCATATCATGCGTGCACCAGGGAGAATGTGTGTCCTTGTGTATATTATGTGTGCACCAGGGAGAACATGTGTCCTTGTGTATATTATGTGTGCACCAGGGAGAACGTGTGTCCTTGTGTATATTATGTGTGCACCAGGGAGAATGTGTGTCCTTGTGCATATCATGCGTGCACCAGGGAGAACGTGTGTCCTTGTGTATATTATGCGTGCACCAGGGAGAACGTGTGTCCTTGTGTATATCATGAGTGCACCAGGGAGAACGTGTGTCCTTGTGTACATCATGCGTGCACCAGGGAGAACGTGTGTCCTTGTGTATATCATGCGTGCACCAGGGAGAACGTGTGTCCTTGTGTACATCATGTGTGTACCAGGGAGAACGTGTGTCCTTGTGTATATCATGCGTGCatcagagagaatgtgtgtcccTGTGTACATCATGCATGAAccagagagaatgtgtgtcccTGTGTACATCATGCATGAaccagagagaacatgtgtcctGTGTATAGCATGCATGAaccagagagaacatgtgtcccTGTGTACATTATGCATGAACCAGAGAGAACGTGTGTCCTTGTGTATAGCATGCATGAACCAGAGAGAACGTGTGTCCCTGTGTACATCATGTGTGTGCCAGGGAGGACGTGTGTCCCTGTGTACATCATGTGTGCACCAAGGAGGACGTGTGTCCCTGCGTACATCATGTGTACACCAGGGAGGACGTGTGTCCCTGCGTACATCATGTGTGCACCAGGGAGGACGTGTGTCCCTGTGTACATCATGTGTGCACCAGAGAGAACGTGTGTCCTTGTGTACATCATGTGTGCACCAGGGAGGACGTGTGTCCCTGTGTACATCATGTGTACACCAGAGAGGACATGTGTCCCGCGTACATCATGTGTGCACCAGAGAGAACGTGTGTCCTTGTGTACATCATGTGTGCAccagagagaatgtgtgtcctTGTGTACATCATGTGTGCACCATGGAGAGCGTGTGTCCTTGTGTGTACGTGGACATGTGTTCTCATGCATGTCCAGGTGAATGGGAGTTCGTGTGGTGGTGTGAAGATGTGTGGGTGAGTGCCTGGGTGTAGGTGAGCCAGTGTCTGAATGTGCATTTTCACGTGATTACCTATATTTCTGGGTGTAAACTATGCTCGCTTATCCCTCCTTGTTCCTCCGCTCACCATAGGCATCTCCAGCAGTATGAGCtttgatgaggaagaggaggatgaggatgagaacAGCTCTAGCTCCTCCCAGCTAAACAGCAACACTCGCCCCAGCTCAGCCACTAGCAGGAAGTCAGTCAGGGTGAGTGAGGAGCCTTCATCCACTGCCGAATGCTGACAGCAATGTGTGAGactgcccgggggggggggggggctgtgtgaCAGCGTGCCACGGAGCTGGCTCTCCTGGGTCCAGGGCGAGGCCCAGCAGACTTGTCTCGAGGAGGGGACAGCTACATCGGGAAATCGCAGTACTGGCACTTCCCCGGGAAGGTTGAAGAGGAGGGGATCTGCTATCTCTGAAGGAGATCTAGAATAGGAATGGATCCTTTTGTCCATCTGCCTCCTAATCTCTTCAGCTACACCATGGGGCTGGGCAGTAGCGAGAGCTGGAATTGGGAAGGCTGACCCATGGCCCGGCCCGTAGCCCTCTTCTGCACCTCCCAGGACTaccgaggagagggaaggtctggGATACTGGCTCCTACCTTCCACCCCTTCCACTCCCATCCCACCCCCACATCAGGAGGCAGATTTGGATCCTAGACACCAGTTTAGGCTGGCTAGAGTCCTCATGGCTCAGGCTTCAACTCTCTCTCTGCACAGGAGGCAGCCTCAGCCCCCAGCCCAACAGCCCCAGAGCCACCTGTGGATGTTGAGGTGCAGGATCTTGAGGAATTTGCATTGAGGCCAGCCCCACAGGGTATCACCATCAAATGCCGCATCACTCGGGACAAGAAGGGCATGGACCGGGGCATGTACCCCAcatactttctgcatctggatcGTGAAGATGGCAAGAAGGTGAGGTTGCTTTGAGGGTGCATTTTCATGTAGGCAATCTGGAGGCTACAATATGAGTAGAGTCTACCTTTCAGTTCCCCCGAGAAACGAAAGCCTCTGCCTGCTGTGCACAGACCCATGggatcacgtgtgtgtgtgtgcgtgcgcgcgtgcgcgcacgcatgcgcgcgcgcacTGTGCAAAGGGGCCTTGGGGAGCTCAAGCAAGAGTCCCTTGTATCAGCTCAGGTGTGAATGGCAGCCATGGTTGTGGACCAAAGGCTGGATTTGGAGGGTGACCTTGCTCTGCTCCCCAAGGTGTTCCTCCTGgcgggaaggaaaagaaagaagagtaaaACTTCCAATTACCTCATCTCTGTGGACCCAACAGACTTGTCTCGAGGAGGGGACAGCTACATCGGGAAATTGCGGTACCAGCACTTCCCCAggaaggtgggagagggagggcgggCAGGCTCTCTGTCGAGGGGATCTGCTATCTCTGAAGGAGATCTAGAACAGGAATAGATCCTTTTCCAGGATCCTTTCTGCCTGTCCGATCCAGTCACAGGCTAGCGCGTGTCCAGCCTTGAACTAAGCTGTTTCTAGGCCGGTGGGCACAGGCCTAGCATGAGGGATGGACAGGTCGAGCCCAGGATGATGCAGGCCTCTGCAGAAGAGCCGCCGTGGCTCCGTGGTCAGAGTCAAGGGGCCGAGCTGAGAAAGCCCTTGAGGTGGGATGGGAGTAGGGAGGTGCTCAGCGAGGCCTCTTGAGGAAGGGAGGTTTGCAGATTTGGGGAGCACAAGTGAACACTAGAGGTTAGTGGCTAACGCTAGAGACAAGGCTGGACAGGACAGGGACACTCACCCCTTCTCCGTGGGGTAGAGTCCTCCGGGGTCTCCTCTGCATGCTCGCCTCTGGTGCGCGCAGTACCTCCGTCCCCTAGAGACCCTGTGAGTGCTGCGTCATGCCCTCCGTCTCCCTCAAGGACACGTCCTTTTGTGTCCGCGTAAAACACGTACAAACCTCTGCTCTGAAGTTGCTCCACCATGGGTTCAGTAAGCAGCATGTCCCCTGGGTCTGCCCTTGGCCCAGCCAGAATATTCTGCAGGCCCATGTAAGACCAACTGTGAGCTACCTCCTGCTACGGGGCAGAGGGCACACAACACTGAGTTGACTGTTCCTTTCTTGCAGGTCCAACCTGATGGGCACCAAGTTCACCATTTATGACAATGGTGTCAACCCTCAAAAGGCGTCATCCTCCACTTTGGAAAGCGGAGCCCTGCGTCAGGAGCTGGCGGCTGTGTGCTATGTGAGTCCTCCGTTCCTGGGTAGACAGGAAACCTAGGCCACACTGCCTGACCTGGGGACCACACGGATCCTGATGGGCAATCAGGGTCATATGGAGAAAGACTGCTCTCTGCAGAGTAACCTCTGCCTCAGACAGGGCCCTGGGCCCTGGGCCCTCAGCTGTCTCCAGGGTTCAGACCACAGCAGGGCATTTGCCTGGACAGCTCTGGAAACCATTTCTGGCTCTGTGCAGCCCAGCATAGACTCTTCTCGAGGAGATAGGAGCCTGGGCTCTTGCCTGAGTTTCCCTCAAATTATCCTCTGCAATGCCAGGTCCTATATGAATCCTGGAGCCCATTGAGAATCATATGGAATGTTCAACCTGAGATTCGATCCTGAAGTTCATAGGTTAGGTCATGAACTAGCATCACGCCAGACAAACTGGAATATAAACACAGGGCATTTCTTTCAGACACtcagtttgttcatttttattattttttttcaaggtagggtctcactctagctcaggctgacctggaattcactatgtagtctcagggtggcctcggactcacggcgatcctcctacctgtgcctccagggtgctgggattaaaggccgccgccatgcccggcagttcattttttaaagatgatgGATGGGTGCCCCCATGAACCTGCACTTGGAGGCCAGTAGGAACCCGCAGGGTTTTTGAGTGATCCTATGGTGCCACCTGCTGGCCAGTTTTAGAGAGGCAGCTTGAGTCCATCTATGTGCCAGGAACAGGATATAGGAAACAACCCTATTTATACCCTTTGGGCACCTAAGTGCCTAGGGGAGAGACAGACAATCAAATAGATGTGTAAGTGAAAACAGTATGTTCTTGATCAATACTAAGATGAAAAAAGCCAAGTAGAGAGGAGGGTATGAAATGtcaaaacgtgtgtgtgtgtgtgtgtgtgtgtgtgcgcgcgcgcgcgcgcgcacatctTTAAGAAGGGTGGGGGCGTGCAAGTGTGTTTCACCAAAGTAAAGACCAGAAGAAGGCAGTGAAAGCCAGCTGCCATGTACATGAATGTGGGCACGGCCAGGGCAACAGTCATGAATGCCTGGCATGAAGGAGGACTCGCAAGGAGGGCAGAGTGAATGCACGAGGGAGTGTAACAAGGAGCATAAGGAACTGCGGCCAATCATGTAAGGTCCCGCGGGTCGAATGAGCACTTTGGCTGGGAGCCACTGCAAGGTCCTAAGGAGAGGAGGGGACGGTGTGACTACACGGAGGCCCCGGGCGCTGGGTCAGCACCGGATGGTGGGAAGCAGGCCAAGGGGCTGGGGAAGCAAGGACAGAAGCCAGTCCACCTTAACACCTACTCCAGAGACCTTGGATTCTGGGTAGAGTGTGAAGCTAGCGTGGACGGGTCAGGAGCGGGTAGAGTCAAGTGTTAAACAGATTGCTCGAGCAAATGGAAGTCACCAGCAGAACTCTTAACAGGAGAGCATTTGGGCTGTTGAGTTCAGAGCTGCCTGTTAGACTATCACCTGCACAGTGTGGCTGTCGTCCTTCacccccccacccgcccccacCGCCGGTCTCTGCAGAGGGGAGTGTCTCTTCTGAGTGACCAGGGCTGAGTTGTCTCTCTGTTCCCCAGGAGACAAACGTCTTGGGCTTCAAGGGGCCTCGGAAGATGAGTGTGATTGTTCCCGGCATGAACATGGTTCACGAAAGAGTCTCGATCCGTCCCCGCAATGTGAGTCTCCACCTCCCCGCCCCTTCCCCGGCATCCCAGCCCCTGCGTGCGCTTGTCAGGGCAGAGCTGTAGCAGGTGTGTATGTACAGGGGACACAACTTGCAAGTCTTGGGGGTCATCTAAGCCCAAGTCCTGGGAAAGATCtctttttttggggagggggtgtgGTCATGCTGCCACAGCTTGGGCCTGGCTCAAGTgggactgcccccccccccccgcgccccaggAGCACGAGACGCTGCTGGCACGCTGGCAGAACAAGAACACGGAGAGCATCATCGAGCTGCAGAACAAGACGCCGGTGTGGAACGACGACACGCAGTCCTACGTTCTCAACTTCCACGGGCGCGTCACGCAGGCCTCTGTGAAGAACTTCCAGATCATCCATGGCAATGACCGTGAGTGCTTCTGCCCCGCTCCCTACTGCTGTTGTGACACCCAGGACCCTTACCTGAGGGTCTGGCTCACTTTACTTCACCAGGTACCTCCCAGCCAGGGTTGGAGGATGTGGGCTGTGTGGCTGACAGGAGATGTAAAGGACATTCTAGCCATAAGGATTGGAAGGCCCTGCTGGAACCTTCCTTGGAGCCCTGGTCCTAGACCGTGTGCTCAGCGGCCCCGGGCATGGGGACACCTTCTAAACACGGTCGTTTTCTCTCCCGCTCCCCGCTGTCTCCTGCTGCTTGTGTGCACCCCTCCCCACTGCTTCCCCCTTTTCCCAATGGGCCTGTTTTGCTCCCTTTGGGATGTCTCTggcatctctgcttcctgttcttcCCTCCCTGGCCTGCACATCTGCCTTTTCTTCCTGTCCCCAACTATCCACGCTCTTTTCTTGCCTCTGTCCATCCTTGCTTGCGCCCAGCGGACTACATCGTCATGCAGTTTGGCCGGGTAGCGGAAGACGTGTTCACCATGGACTACAACTACCCACTGTGCGCGCTGCAGGCCTTTGCCATCGCCCTGTCCAGCTTCGACAGCAAGCTGGCCTGCGAGTAGCGGCCCCCCCTCGGACCCTTTCGGGGTGGCCCAGCCTGGAGtggagcctgcctgcctgcccacctGCCTGCCTGTGGAGACAGCCCATGCCAACCTCTGTTCCTAGGCCTTCTGCCCGACGAAGCTGTGGCCCTCAGCAGGCTCCCTGGCCCGGCCAACGAGGGACCGGCTGCTCTACCGTCGCCGCGGAGGCGAGGCAGCAGCAAGTGGGTGTGAAGGGACGAGAGTAGTTCTGTGCCCCCAGATCACGTGCCCTTCTTTTGGGTCAGTCCTCTGCTTCAGCCGTGTCGGCCACACTGAGCAGCCGCTTTAGCCAGAAGAGGCACAGAGGGGAGCAAGCACAAGCCGGGCCGCCGCGGCCCAGCAGCCCACTCGGCCAGGAGTCAGGACAGTGGTGCACCATGGGGCTGTATGTGTCCATGTGTAGGCCACATGACCTTCAAGTAGCAACGGGCTTGATGGCCAGCAGAAAGCCCTCCTACTTCAAAAGGGCCCATTCAGGTGTGAGGGGGTGTCCCTTGTATCAGCTTGGGGGACAGGTGAGTGGCAGGACCTTGCCGGAAGTGCAGGGGCCTGGCTAAGTGTGGCTGTAGGGATCAGCCGACGCCTGAGAGTCTGAGCTCATTTGTCATTCCAGATTTGCACTGTGGGGCAAGGGGGACCCAGCTCTCAAGGccaaatgtctcagtggttaggggGCCTACAGGGGGTGCCCATGCAGGCTCCCTGCAGCAAAGCTGTCCTAAGAGACCTGCCAACTGTCCCAGCAGCTTTTAGCTGAACAGCCCCAGTACAACACATGAGATCCATAGGTGGGGGTACCCGTCACCAGCCCTTGCTGGCTGAGGACCATTACCAAGTCATGCTGCGCTTCAGGAAGAATGTGCTCTCCGAAGGGACCAGCTCTGGGTGGTCTGACTGTGTCTCAGCTCCCATCGTTGCTAACCAAGCTGTGGCCGGTGAGGGCAATGTGTGGGGCTCCCCTTGGGCTAGGAGAGCAGAGGGTATTTCCGGAGCACAAGAGGTCAGAGGTGGCAGGACTCTTAGGGATCCACATAACTTCGGTGAATCTCATTGAGACAATGGGACTTGTCCTGGTGACGTAGCTGGTTAATGGCAGAGTTTAGAACCTCAAGttctctttatttccttattCCCACAACTTCCCAAGAAACTAGACCCTCCAGCTGTCTGGGGTCCATTCTGCATGCCCTTTCCCTTCTCTGGTTCCAGAGACTTAGGAACTGACGTCACAGTTTTTGTATAAGATGGAGACATTTCAGTAGGGAATCAGGCAGTTGTGATGGTAGTTAGTGGGTTTCTGCACACCACTGTGATCAAGCCCACCCGTCTGCGGGCTGCAGGCCCTGAACAGGCCTCAGTAAGGCGGCTGCCAGCTTGTGTGGGAAGGTGTAGCAGGCAGCCTTAACCGGGCTGCCCTGCCTGTtgcctctctcactgcctctgccACTCTCCCTGGATGGCGCCCCCACCCTGCCGGATTGGGAACTGGACTCTGGCCTGCTTGTCCTTTGCCTTGGCAGAGGCTGCCTGATGAGGTGGAAATGAGAAATCTGTGGGAAGCAAGTAGCATTGGGGCCTTGCTTTAGAGTAGACATGCTTGTATAGGCTGAgtagacattttttttatttttagaactcTGGGGTCAGGCTGTGTGTACGTAAGGCTTTACAGGGAAGATGCTATTTTGACATAGGTATACGTACTGCGTGCGCGCTCGTTTCTTTGTAGTGCAGATTTTCATGTTGAATGCTTTTGGCCAGGCACACAGGTCATAGCAGGATCTGACCACACCTGAGCTGTACGGCTCTGAGCGGCCTCTTCAGTGAGCTAGCCTCTGTCCACACAGTCTACTTTCTAGAAGGCACTAGGACTTTCTGTGCTGGGGCTGGCCTCTCCTGATACAGGAGTGTGGTGCCATTTCCTTTCCATAGTGAGCCTGCTTGCCTACTTTTCTTCCTACCTGAGAAACTTGTTGGCAGGACAGGGGATGGAGACTCACTGAGTTCTAGTCTGGTGCAGCTGTATGGAACAACAGGCCGATCTGGAGTCCGATGAGAGAGACCGGGTGGTAGGGTAGACACCCTTGGCCTCCGCTCTGCTTTAGCACACAGCAAGGGTGGGCTAGCTGGGAGCAGGAAG containing:
- the Tub gene encoding tubby protein homolog isoform X8 is translated as MTSKPHSDWIPYSVLDDEGSNLRQQKLDRQRALLEQKQKKKRQEPLMVQANADGRPRSRRARRSEEQAPLVESYLSSSGSTGYQVQEAESLASVQLGATHPPAPAPASAKKSKAAATSGLQGGASKQEKKGKHKGTSGPAALAEDKAEAHGPVQILTVGQSDYAQDAGETAAGGGARPSGQDLRATMQRKGISSSMSFDEEEEDEDENSSSSSQLNSNTRPSSATSRKSVREAASAPSPTAPEPPVDVEVQDLEEFALRPAPQGITIKCRITRDKKGMDRGMYPTYFLHLDREDGKKVFLLAGRKRKKSKTSNYLISVDPTDLSRGGDSYIGKLRSNLMGTKFTIYDNGVNPQKASSSTLESGALRQELAAVCYETNVLGFKGPRKMSVIVPGMNMVHERVSIRPRNEHETLLARWQNKNTESIIELQNKTPVWNDDTQSYVLNFHGRVTQASVKNFQIIHGNDPDYIVMQFGRVAEDVFTMDYNYPLCALQAFAIALSSFDSKLACE
- the Tub gene encoding tubby protein homolog isoform X5 — translated: MVMKGDTRVPSCAARSRTSPQTHSTHWQAWGQHTFAFSLGWHSFTQTGILFPGGTPRPMGSRHSKQNKKPGPLKRGHRRDRRSSRRKYWKEGREIAGVLDDEGSNLRQQKLDRQRALLEQKQKKKRQEPLMVQANADGRPRSRRARRSEEQAPLVESYLSSSGSTGYQVQEAESLASVQLGATHPPAPAPASAKKSKAAATSGLQGGASKQEKKGKHKGTSGPAALAEDKAEAHGPVQILTVGQSDYAQDAGETAAGGGARPSGQDLRATMQRKGISSSMSFDEEEEDEDENSSSSSQLNSNTRPSSATSRKSVREAASAPSPTAPEPPVDVEVQDLEEFALRPAPQGITIKCRITRDKKGMDRGMYPTYFLHLDREDGKKVFLLAGRKRKKSKTSNYLISVDPTDLSRGGDSYIGKLRSNLMGTKFTIYDNGVNPQKASSSTLESGALRQELAAVCYETNVLGFKGPRKMSVIVPGMNMVHERVSIRPRNEHETLLARWQNKNTESIIELQNKTPVWNDDTQSYVLNFHGRVTQASVKNFQIIHGNDPDYIVMQFGRVAEDVFTMDYNYPLCALQAFAIALSSFDSKLACE
- the Tub gene encoding tubby protein homolog isoform X6; the protein is MVMKGDTRVPSCAARSRTSPQTHSTHWQAWGQHTFAFSLGWHSFTQTGILFPGGTPRPMGSRHSKQNKKPGPLKRGHRRDRRSSRRKYWKEGREIAGPGESSTNVKLKRVLETGGSDTESVQATPVAGVWPWAWGGSLFERRMQLYKMTPVLDDEGSNLRQQKLDRQRALLEQKQKKKRQEPLMVQANADGRPRSRRARRSEEQAPLVESYLSSSGSTGYQVQEAESLASVQLGATHPPAPAPASAKKSKAAATSGLQGGASKQEKKGKHKGISSSMSFDEEEEDEDENSSSSSQLNSNTRPSSATSRKSVREAASAPSPTAPEPPVDVEVQDLEEFALRPAPQGITIKCRITRDKKGMDRGMYPTYFLHLDREDGKKVFLLAGRKRKKSKTSNYLISVDPTDLSRGGDSYIGKLRSNLMGTKFTIYDNGVNPQKASSSTLESGALRQELAAVCYETNVLGFKGPRKMSVIVPGMNMVHERVSIRPRNEHETLLARWQNKNTESIIELQNKTPVWNDDTQSYVLNFHGRVTQASVKNFQIIHGNDPDYIVMQFGRVAEDVFTMDYNYPLCALQAFAIALSSFDSKLACE